A window of the Brassica napus cultivar Da-Ae chromosome A2, Da-Ae, whole genome shotgun sequence genome harbors these coding sequences:
- the LOC106437682 gene encoding pectin acetylesterase 11 encodes MVRLKQVWSSVMVLAVVVIGAGAVPITYLESAVAKGAVCLDGSAPAYHFDKGSGSGVNNWIVHMEGGGWCTDIATCVKRKTTMKGSSKFMNKDFGFSGILGGKQSTNPDFYNWNRIKVRYCDGSSFTGDIEAVDPTNKLFFRGARVWRAVIDDLMAKGMNNAQNAILSGCSAGALAAILHCDQFKSILPTTAKVKCVSDAGFFIHGKDISGGSYIESYYSKVVSTHGSAKSLPASCTSSMKPELCFFPQYVVKTMQTPLFVINAAFDSWQIKNVLAPTSVDKRKEWKDCKLDLKKCTAAQLQTVQEYRDQMLAALAPVRATTTRGLFLDSCHAHCQGGSAATWSGAQGPQVGNTKMAKAVGDWFYERSTFQNIDCPSLNCNPTCPAVSTED; translated from the exons ATGGTGAGGCTAAAGCAAGTATGGTCAAGTGTAATGGTGTTAGCCGTAGTTGTGATCGGAGCTGGAGCGGTCCCCATCACATATCTTGAATCTGCTGTGGCTAAAGGAGCCG TGTGCTTGGACGGTAGCGCACCAGCGTACCATTTCGATAAAGGATCTGGCTCAGGAGTGAACAACTGGATCGTTCATATGGAG GGAGGAGGATGGTGCACTGATATCGCTACATGCGTAAAACGTAAAACTACAATGAAGGGTTCGTCTAAGTTTATGAACAAAGACTTCGGTTTCTCCGGTATCTTGGGTGGCAAGCAAAGCACCAATCCAG ACTTTTATAACTGGAACAGAATCAAAGTTCGGTATTGTGATGGTTCATCTTTCACCGGTGATATAGAAGCCGTTGATCCG ACAAACAAGCTCTTCTTCCGCGGTGCTAGGGTTTGGCGTGCGGTGATCGATGATCTTATGGCCAAGGGAATGAACAATGCTCAAAAC GCAATACTCTCCGGTTGTTCAGCCGGAGCACTGGCTGCGATTCTACATTGCGACCAATTCAAGTCCATTCTCCCCACAACAGCTAAGGTCAAGTGTGTTTCCGACGCCGGTTTCTTCATCCACGG TAAGGATATCAGTGGAGGATCTTACATCGAATCATACTACAGCAAAGTCGTATCGACCCAC GGATCTGCAAAGAGTCTTCCTGCTTCTTGCACCTCAAGTATGAAGCCAGAATTG TGTTTCTTCCCGCAATATGTTGTAAAGACCATGCAAACACCACTTTTCGTAATCAATGCCGCCTTCGATTCTTGGCAG ATCAAGAATGTTTTGGCTCCAACCTCTGTTGATAAACGCAAAGAGTGGAAGGACTGTAAGCTTGATCTTAAGAAGTGTACAGCCGCTCAGCTTCAAACCGTTCAAG AGTACAGAGATCAAATGTTGGCTGCGTTGGCACCTGTTCGAGCAACGACGACTAGAGGATTGTTCTTAGATTCGTGCCACGCTCATTGCCAAGGTGGAAGTGCCGCCACTTGGTCCGGTGCTCAAGGCCCCCAAGTCGGCAATACG aaAATGGCGAAAGCGGTTGGAGACTGGTTCTATGAGCGGAGTACGTTTCAGAACATAGATTGTCCATCTTTGAATTGCAATCCTACTTGTCCTGCAGTATCCACTGAAGACTAA